Sequence from the Crassostrea angulata isolate pt1a10 chromosome 9, ASM2561291v2, whole genome shotgun sequence genome:
ccatacaattttcaaaaaatatttctattactgatacatagtttctCGGCATGCTTGGAAAACATATCCGAAATTGTTTCCGGAGGTTGAAGGTAGTTAAGTTAAAGCTagctatttatataatttttaaagataacttGGCATTATAAATCCTAAGCTACAGTTGAATCGGATCATATTTAAgtgataaaacaaaatgcacATGGAACAGTTCGTTTACAATAGTAATGATGATAAAAGATTTCGCACATTTCGCACATTtagggaaaaaaatcataaaatataacatttgatttcattgtttCCTCCTTTGAATTCCTTATGTTAAAGATATCAAATGCTACCGTAAACGGTGACAAAATACTTATAACAGCACGCtaataaaattagaaaacaaattgaaaagtagatttatttattcatttcaatatttatctttttctaTGTTACATTTGATGCTACATGTTTATAATGACATTTCTTATTAATCCTTGTTGAGTCTGTAGAACACGTCGGACACGTtcttttataaaacataaaaacgataaataATTTTGATGAAGAATTGTACCTGTACTGCTTACATCTGTACATCTGTAGAAATTATCACAGTTTGCGACACTAATGACTGTCAGACCTGTCTATACGTCGGATAGGGACAATATGCGTCACGGTTaaccttaaaaaaaactaattcttACATGCTTaacattatgataaaaaaaccttttaaagcAAACGCGTTATACATTGAGCGAAACAATATTTACTATATGTACACCGTGAAGGATTGTTTCCAACCGTCAATTTTTTAGAATActtaaaatcttgaaaataaagtttgaaaGGGAGTAacataaattaataaacaaaaatgtgcaGTAGGCAgtttagaaaaatataaatttggatAGTTAATGTTGTGTTGTATGATGATTCTTGTATAGGTATAAGGCATACATATATCTTTTATTCACTTTGACAAGAATTAAAGTACTGATCCATATGAACACCATACAGTTTAACATGCTCGATGCATGtatgtctttttgttttaaaatattttgtgttagtaggtttttaaagaatgaataaaCATGTTACATCTATTCGAAACAAACGATAAAAGAAACTAGCTAATTAAACTATCCTTGTGATCATTATACGTTTCTCTAGCAGTCGCATGTTGAAATAAATGCAAGTTATGATAATAGACACAATAGCTAGTCCGATCAGAGCAACTTTGAGATAATTAGTCTGTTTACTTTCTTGTTTCACCGCCATACAGGTTGTTGTGTCATTATTTGGTTTGACTTTAGAAAAATCTGTAATAAgaaaatattatgataaatttaaagttaaaattaagaAAGTCAAAtattcattctctctctctttttatttatctatcTGTATTTTGTACgtgtctatctatctatctatctatctatttatctatctatctatctatctatctatctatctatccatccatccatccatccatccatccatccatccatccatctatctatctatctatctatctatctatctatctatctatctatctatctatctatctatctatctatctatctatctgtatGTTGTACTTGTCTATCTATTTATCAATCTGTCCGTCCCCCCTTCCTGTTCGTCTACCAGTTTACTTTGCATTATTCAATGATGACAAAGCATTCACGttcaaatttatattaaaatttcattaaaataaccgttttgtaatagtttttgattaatttatgagtttaacttttgaaaaaaaaatgttcttcctGCTTTCAAAAATATTACCATTCAAACGACTAGATTatgcattattataaaaaaaatgtttgttatgCGAATCGAATTTAAAATACCTGATGTAAATTTTTAACACACATGTGTAAAACACTGCTTTAGAATAATGCAATATCTAAAAATATTAGAATAATTTTGCAGGTAATTTAAAATACTGTCGACTTATGAAACTGAacatataaaatgcaaaatagtAATGAAATACGGATTCCTTAGAGAAGTGGctaacattttctttttctttcttttttaacacGGAACTCTTAACGTTTGTTTGAGGATACAGACGAATACCTTAAGATTCTTTCAATGAGATACATAATATATAGACATTAATTCATAGTTAACCTTTTGacgaaaaaaaatttttttacgtGGTCACAGTCTTTTCCTAATAcagttgcatttttttttttacagataagTCCATTTTATGGAAAACGGCATTTTAGCTCGCAGTTACGTTCATAATATCCTTCTTTGAAGGCTTCACTAATGTTGATTTGTTATTTATgaagacaattaaaaaaaatatccaagtTACTGATCGATAAAAAGAATGTATTAGGGCAATTGTGCCAAGTTTATTTCGGAATTGTTTGATAATCATAActatttttttatacgtaatTCAGCTTACATAACATATcgtaattgttttatattatatacatcCTATGCTgaaaaaatgttgtaaaattgttaacttccattaaaacttttaaactgGATACTTCAAATGATAAATGCTAGAAATACGccaataaatacataaatacattGTAACGAACACAAATTCCTTAAGCCGTTGCGCCAGACATGAATAGAcatttttcatcttttcttgGTAACCACAGTAAATTTTAGATCATAACTATTAGTCTTAAATAATAAAggtaatataatattaaaatgtttatttcatcCATGCATATAAGAAGAGACAGGTAGCTTGCTTCGGATGTAATCACTTATCCAATATtggattgtttttgttttttcctgATCTCAAATACATTGCCATTGATAATATTTCATGCCTTAGATTCGAAGAATCGACTTGTCAatttgtaatgaaaacaatatacgAAGCTTTTGAAAGACACTCAAAAAAATAGATAGACACTAGACAGATCTTATCTGTCCTTCTGTTCCGGTTTGTAATATGTTTTTCGGTGCTACCGttgtggcgagcgcagcaagaattacaaatacattgcatcattgtcaacttagtgTTATTTAGTTATCAACTAACgagaatttgagagagagagagagagagagagagagagacagacagacagacagacagacagacagaccagtcggtagagagagagagagaatcaatTGTAAGActtctatgttttttttttatttttgcaaaatataaagaCGTGCTTCCACCTAAAACCGTTGTttacttttggagaaaaatgacagtttttttaaaactagtTTCTGCTTAATTTGGTCAAAATTATAAACGATACCTACAGTATAATTTTTATGTACCttgttttctaaattttattttttccctgGTTCATAATTGTTCTGTTTCTTTATTTTGCATTCTAATTGCATATGTTGTATCCGTACCCCTggtccctgtttgtaggtgtgtaatttcctattttctaatttaatggtttgacaatatgcaatatctgtatagattttttaaatgtttatttttttctctttattcttttttattcagTTCAAAATGACCTATTTCTTTAATCTTCTCTACTTATACTTACTGTATATGCATGCAATTTAAGCTTAAAACTGGGGCGATacatgacagtaaagtatggctttAGCTAGTTTATACATAATCTCtgtatcacccccccccccccccccatcatttgaggcaggtatcgcaggtTATATTTAAATTGCTAGTCTGTACTAGCATATTTTCTATGTTTGATccaatttatcgcgggaaattatAGCACGAAACTTCGTAACGTCATACGTTTAAATCTAGAATCATTTGTTTACGTATCTCAACTCAATACGAAGGAATCGAAgcatgtaaaaatgttttggGTCACAACAAAACTTGTGTGGTACTCTAAACGTGTATTCAAACCTCAAGGCACCGTGAATTTTATCGAGTTTAATGTTAGCCATTTTTGGAATAGCACCACGGGAGAAACCATTAGACAGCATAATAAGacgttaacaaaatatttttcttaatgaaTCTGTAGGTATATCTAATTCTTTTCCTGCGCGCACCTGTTCTCAGAGCTTGTTTCGCTCGCTATTAAAATGCATTACTACCTCGAATGATATCAAAGATGTGGTTCATTGATCGCGTTAATCTTGAACTGAATTTCTTgtacaaatcataaatatatgTTCTGGAAACTTGCTGCAAAACAGCTAGACGTTAGCATTAAAAAGGTTTCCTGGAAGTGTTTGTTATTTATGAGTACTACTTTTTAATATCTGACAATTTCCGTGCATGATCAAGAGTTAAAGAGCCAAATCATATGTATAAttcatgtttacttacaatttaaataatgatgacttttttaaagaatgttgtgtagtgttttgttttgtcaaaaAGTTTTGCACGAAATAAGTATAACTGCATAAATACACATTGTTTGCATAGaacttatcaaaataatatttactttCAGAAATGCTGGCTTCATAATTCAACAGGTCTGTTGCGACAATCTTGAACTCCAAGCCAATTAACGAAGTAATTGGATACTCTATAAAATAAGTGTTAAATACAATACTCTACATACGTTGGTACTGGTATAGAATTGCAAATGTCacaataaatttaatgcaattaGAAACAAATACACACCTGTTGACGAATTATTACAGCCATTGGCAGGATCACAATCTTTGTCAATACAGTTACATATCATTTGACAGTCAACTCCATAAGATGGAAATGGACACTTTTCTTCACAGGTATTCCCCTTATAACCCTTGCCACATGCTAACCAAATAATAATTGgaaacaaaattgtttaatttgtgaCGTACTAGCCATGTAAGCTGTAAAATTAGccatttcttttacattttctgtttttatataATCATAATAGGAACCAAAAATTTAGCTTTTCACATTATTAACTATTGAGCGCCAAATATTCagtaaaaggatttttttaattttctagcaATTTTTACCATTCTaagaatatttcaaattcagTTCACGGCCAATTGACATGAAATCTCAAGATTATCTATTATTTATTCCAAACTAAAGACACTCATTATTGTTTAGATATCAAAATGTAACACCAAATTTTCAATAGTGTTAGGATAAATCAGTTCATCAAAAGCAAGCATGAAGTATATTTACGTATACACTTCTCTTGTGTAAGATCCCACTTGAACCCGACACAACATGTTGTTCCGTTTCTTCTACAATCATAATATTATCAGTTAATTATTGTGAGTAAACAACTCTTTCgaatattgacaaatttaacaaaacagtTTACTTACCCATCACAAGTTCCTGTAGGCAAAGTTTGAAAACACTCAAATAGTGTCATGTATGCAATATTAAAAGTTgctattattttcattttcattttaacttcATGTATTTACTTTGAATGATACACGATGTCTCACGATCTGAGACTCTAATTTGATATATTCTCTGTTCCTTGTTCATAAAATCATGTGACTGATTATAGTCATAGATTAAATTTTTCCGTCACATATGATTTTAATTGCTGCAAACCACCTGCATAAAATAACATCATGTATAGCATACTCATGTACTCTAAACCATGGCATTTCATTgactataatacatgtacattaaagtGATATGGGATACTTCTATTTTGTAACGTACTGTTTatcaaacaatgaaataaattgtaattatataagaAGTTTTTCTTCCCTATTTCTGTCACCTaacaccgtagcgcagtgggtaagagggtttactacgaaaCTTTAAGTCATGAGTTTAAATCCCGCTTTTTAcctctcaaaatatttttaaaccttttttagttaaatattgtaaaatttgaaaattctaaaccaatgaaagtaatttaattataatgtactttaatccatatcaatatcattagatgtcccataccacctttaaTTGTAAAGTTTCGAAAAATCAACATTCAAAAAGTTTTAACAATGGTACTTAATATCATAccataaaaatcattaaaaaacctAAGCGAACCGAAGAATGGCTATGGTGAAAAAAGGTATTTATCATTTTCTTAGCTATGTTTTAGTAGAACATATGAagcaataaattttattttcattttacagtttagtgtatttattattattattattattgtcgCACGGATCCACTCTATTGACCGCAAACTTCCCTTTAAATGTTGTTGTCGCATCGCTCATGCATGCACGAATGTTTTTAATGGAAAGTGTGAATTGATTAATCGTGTAACCAATCATAAAGTTCAACTAAAAGTCTAGATAGCCTATTTCATAGGATTTATGACAGacaatacaatataataacagATCTATGTCCAAAAAGTAAGATACGTGAGGAATCAGAGCAACtgatatatgtaatatatgGTTGTAGGTTTCACGATCAGAatacacatattcatactcCGGCTCACACACCAGCATGCTGCATATCATtcacaaattaaaatttctggatttttgaatttcatatcacaattgaaataatgatgacttttttaaagatttttagttTTGTCAGAAATTTTTTGCACGAAATAAGTGTAGTgcataaatttacattttgtgCATAGAactaatcaaaataatatttactttCAGAAATGCCGGCTTCATAATTCAACGGTTTTGTTGTAACAATCTTGACCTTCAAGTTAATTAACGAAGTAATTGGATACTCTATAAAATAAGTGTTACATTCAAAACTGTATATACGTTGGTACATTAATTAAATTGCAAATGTCACATCAAATTTAATGCAATTAAGAATATATGCACACCTGTCGACGGATTATTACAGCCATTGACAGGATCACAATTTTTGTCAATACAGTTGCATATCATTTGACAGTCAACTCCATAAGATGGAAAGGGACACTTTTCTTCACAGGTATTCCCCTTATAACCCTTGCCACATGCTAACCAAATAATAAATGGAAACAAAATGGTTTAATTTGTGGCGTGCTAGCCATGTAGGCTGTAAAATTAGCCATTTCTTTTacactttttgtttttatgtaacCATAATAGCAACCAATATATGAGCTTTTCTCATTATTAACTATTGTGTGCCAAATacatagtaaaatatttttttgattttctaacaATCTTTACATTTCTTAGAACATTTCAAATTCAGTTCACAGCCAATTGATATGAAATCTCCAgattaactattattttttccaaactaaagactctcattattgtttatatatcaaaatgtaACATCAAAATTTAAATAGTGTTAAGATAAAACAGTTGCATTAAAGAGCAAGCATTTTAATCACAGCAATGTTTCCAGTAATGAAGCATATATACCTATACACTTCTCTTGTGTAAGATCCCACTTGAACCCGACACAACATGATGTTCCGTTTCTTCTACAAACATGATAGAATCAATAAATTATTGGAGTATACAACTCTTTCAGATATTgacaaatttaataaaacagTTAACTTACCCTTCACAAGTTCCTGTAGGCAAAGTTTGAAAACACTCAAATAGTGTCAAATATGCGATATTAAAAGTtgctttatttttcatattcattttaagtcCATGTATTTACTTTGAATGATACACGAGGTCTCACGATCTGAGGGTCtctaaattgatttattttcctgttccttgtttataaaattatgtaaCTGATTATAGCCATAGATTAAAGTTTTCCGTCACATATGATTTTAATTGCTGCAAACCACCTGCATGAAATTACATCATGTATAGTTGCTCATGTACTCTAAAACATGGCAGTTCATTgactataatacatgtacattaaggTGATGTGGGATACTTCTATGTTTTGACGTATTGCTTAtggaaataaacaatgaaatgaattgtaattatataagaTGTTTTTCCCCATTTCTGTCACTAACACCGTAGCACAGTGGGTAAGAGGGTTTACTAcaaaacttttagtcatgagtttgaatcccggtttttacctctccaaatatttttaaaagcttttttgttttggtttaatattgtaaaatttgaaaattctaaaccaatgaaagtaatttcattataatatactttaatccaTATTTATATTGAcggatgtcccataccaccttaaattgtTAAGCTTCGAAAAATCAACATTCAAAAAGTTTTAACAATGGTATTTTATATCATACcataaaaatcattataaaaccTAAGCGAACCCAAGAATGGCTATGGTGAaaaaaaaggtatttattattttcttagcTATATT
This genomic interval carries:
- the LOC128162453 gene encoding uncharacterized protein LOC128162453, giving the protein MICNCIDKDCDPANGCNNSSTEYPITSLIGLEFKIVATDLLNYEASISENFSKVKPNNDTTTCMAVKQESKQTNYLKVALIGLAIVSIIITCIYFNMRLLEKRIMITRIV